From the Hevea brasiliensis isolate MT/VB/25A 57/8 chromosome 15, ASM3005281v1, whole genome shotgun sequence genome, one window contains:
- the LOC110641497 gene encoding bidirectional sugar transporter SWEET2a — protein sequence MISTGLSSVFSGCSDAAGIAGNIFAFVLFLSPIPTFRRIIRSQSTEQFSGLPYVYAFLNCLICLWYGMPIVSPGVILVATVNSIGAIFQLIYISIFICYADKAKKLKMSGLLVAVLAVFAVIVFVSLNFFHSHDRQTFVGYLSVFSLISMFASPLCVINLVMKTRSVEYMPFYLSLATFAMSLSFFAYGMLKFDPFIYVPNGIGTILGICQLVLYSYYSSEYGEDSREPLIAQYA from the exons ATGATTTCAACTGGGTTATCTTCTGTTTTCTCTGGTTGCAGTGATGCAGCTGGAATTGCTG GGAATATATTTGCTTTTGTGCTATTTTTATCACCCAT aCCAACATTTAGGAGAATTATCAGAAGCCAATCAACAGAACAGTTCTCAGGATTGCCTTATGTATATGCCTTCTTGAACTGCTTGATCTGCCTCTGGTATGGCATGCCCATCGTATCACCTGGTGTCATATTAGTTGCAACAGTCAATTCAATTGGGGCAATTTTTCAATTGATCTACATAAGTATCTTCATATGTTATGCTGATAAAGCTAAAAAG CTAAAGATGTCAGGACTACTGGTTGCAGTTCTTGCAGTATTTGCAGTGATAGTCTTTGTGAGCTTGAATTTTTTTCACTCTCATGATCGGCAgacatttgttggatatctaagtGTTTTTTCTCTCATTTCCATGTTTGCTTCTCCTCTTTGTGTCATC AATTTGGTGATGAAGACAAGGAGTGTTGAGTACATGCCTTTCTATCTCTCTCTTGCAACCTTCGCGATGAGTCTCTCTTTCTTTGCATATGGAATGTTGAAGTTTGATCCTTTCATTTAT GTCCCAAATGGAATTGGAACAATTTTGGGGATATGTCAATTGGTTTTGTACTCATATTATAGCAGCGAATATGGCGAAGACTCGAGAGAACCCTTGATAGCCCAATATGCCTGA
- the LOC110644735 gene encoding exonuclease 1, whose amino-acid sequence MGIQGLLPLLKSIMVPIHIRDLDGCFVAVDTYSWLHKGALSCSTQLCKGLPTSRHIEYCMHRVNLLRHYGVKPILVFDGGLLPMKIEQENKRARARRENLARAIEHESNGNSAAAYECYQKAVDISPSIAHELIQILKQENVSYVVAPYEADAQMTFLAVSKQVDAVITEDSDLVPFGCPRIIFKMDKYGQGVEFHYSRLKLNKELSFAGFTHEMLLQMCILSGCDYLQSLPGMGLKRAHALIKKFKSYEKVIKHLRYSTASVPPLYEESFQKAIWTFMHQRVYDPTTEDIVHLSVISDNLGDDFDFLGPTIPQHIAKGIAKGDLDPFTQMPFKGENASSGVVLNRMSECKNFKPESGRKKLDLPVQKNVLTKYFCVASLEAKREFRAPRTSPINSSPVDNSHSPKEYCRLKSASSSMHCSSESPLDSENGGSTPPNDTVESGFAAEVLEFSESPTLGMSNEEESTKNTLLQQFGHSMHKTCEALLKECDCKNVQMPNAVEDKRTENKKVIVQSSYFNHKSKNKSDEDDKQEKLLVKDDVASDPFDSVILKSTYKTRAAKNKVVVRSSYFQHKSVNKNDQVNEQFQRLLVKDDAAMDNEMNDDIILESASSDNNGITMKRKTSPNDTVLRENMKPKRLHADGSLFENGCCPRNLDETYVEQKTEGKFGSNISHIDHYSDIAEKSMERFVSVISSFRFSSSGSRASGLRAPLKDIRNTCNSRSNADVDFSHYAYTPTNNKRQKTGIALRRC is encoded by the exons ATGGGAATACAAGGCCTTTTGCCTCTTTTGAAGTCGATAATGGTGCCTATCCACATCAGGGACTTAGACGGCTGTTTTGTTGCCGTTGATACGTACTCTTGGCTCCATAAAGGTGCCTTGTCTTGCAGTACTCAGCTATGCAAAGGATTACCCACTTCCAg GCACATTGAATATTGCATGCACAGAGTAAATTTATTGCGGCATTATGGTGTTAAACCTATTCTTGTCTTTGATGGTGGTCTTCTGCCAATGAAGATTGAACAAGAGAACAAGCGTGCAAG AGCAAGGAGGGAGAATCTTGCACGTGCTATTGAGCATGAATCAAATGGAAATTCTGCTGCAGCTTATGAATGCTACCAGAAGGCTGTTGATATTTCACCTTCAATTGCTCATGAACTAATCCAG ATCTTAAAGCAGGAGAATGTTTCTTATGTTGTGGCTCCTTATGAGGCTGATGCCCAAATGACCTTCTTGGCAGTAAGCAAACAAGTTGATGCGGTCATCACTGAGGACTCTGATCTTGTACCATTTGGTTGTCCCAGA ATTATCTTCAAGATGGACAAGTATGGACAAGGTGTAGAGTTCCACTATTCAAGACTTAAGCTGAACAAGGAGCTAAGTTTTGCAGGATTCACCCATGAAATGCTTCTTCAAATGTGCATCCTGAGTGGTTGTGATTATTTACAGTCATTGCCAGGAATGGGACTTAAAAGGGCTCATGctctaattaaaaaattcaaaagttaTGAAAAG GTAATCAAGCACCTGAGATATAGCACAGCTTCTGTTCCTCCTCTTTATGAAGAGTCTTTCCAGAAGGCAATATGGACCTTCATGCATCAAAGGGTTTATGACCCTACAACCGAAGATATTGTACATTTATCTGTCATATCTGATAATCTTGGTGATGATTTTGACTTCTTAGGCC CAACGATACCACAACACATAGCTAAAGGAATAGCGAAAGGTGATCTGGATCCATTTACCCAAATGCCATTCAAG GGAGAAAATGCTAGTTCTGGAGTGGTGCTTAACAGAATGTCTGAATGCAAAAATTTTAAACCTGAAAGTGGAAGGAAAAAGCTAGATTTACCTGTGCAGAAGAATGTTCTAACCAAGTACTTCT GCGTTGCATCTCTTGAAGCAAAGAGAGAATTCAGGGCTCCTCGAACTTCACCTATAAATTCAAGTCCAGTAGATAATTCTCACAGTCCCAAGGAATATTGCAGATTAAAGAGTGCATCTAGTAGTATGCACTGCTCTTCAGAATCCCCACTTGACTCTGAAAATGGGGGAAGCACCCCACCCAATGACACA GTGGAAAGTGGGTTTGCTGCTGAAGTTCTTGAATTTTCAGAGTCTCCAACTCTTG GCATGTCTAATGAGGAGGAGAGTACCAAAAATACATTGCTCCAACAATTTGGGCATTCAATGCATAAAACTTGTGAAGCATTACTAAAGGAGTGTGATTGCAAGAATGTTCAAATGCCAAATGCAGTTGAAGACAAAAGAACGGAGAACAAAAAGGTCATTGTACAGAGTTCTTATTTTAATCACAAATCAAAAAACAAGAGTGATGAAGATGATAAACAAGAAAAACTCTTAGTCAAGGATGATGTTGCAAGTGATCCATTTGACAGTGTCATTCTTAAGAGTACTTACAAGACAAGAGCAGCAAAGAATAAGGTCGTCGTAAGGAGCTCTTATTTTCAGCACAAGTCAGTAAACAAGAATGATCAGGTGAATGAACAATTTCAAAGGCTCTTAGTCAAGGATGATGCAGCAATGGATAATGAAATGAATGATGATATCATTCTTGAAAGTgcttcttctgataataatggcATCACCATGAAAAGAAAGACATCTCCAAATGACACTGTTCTAAGA GAGAATATGAAACCCAAGCGTCTTCATGCAGATGGATCACTTTTTGAGAATG GTTGCTGTCCTCGTAATCTTGACGAAACATATGTGGAACAAAAGACAGAAGGAAAGTTTGGATCTAATATTTCACATATAGACCATTACTCTGACATAGCGGAGAAATCAATGGAGAGATTTGTTTCAGTCATATCATCATTTAGATTCTCCTCATCTGGTTCTCGTGCTAGTGGTCTTCGTGCCCCTCTAAAAGATATTCGAAACACATGTAACAGTAG GTCAAATGCTGATGTGGATTTTAGCCATTATGCTTATACACCAACCAACAATAAGCGTCAGAAGACTGGCATAGCATTGCGCAGATGCTGA
- the LOC110641482 gene encoding protein S40-1, with the protein MAAEEFQESDIIFSDQDHLLHHHHFGFKQMDRENTSNRKGNKKKQKKSSSSLPVNIPSNVFQFSDSDEFEEEFEGEDQLIPPHVLVGRRIEGKMAFSVCTGNGRTLKGRDLSQVRNSILRLTGFLET; encoded by the coding sequence ATGGCCGCCGAAGAGTTCCAGGAATCTGATATCATCTTCTCCGACCAAGATCACCTCCTCCACCACCATCACTTCGGATTCAAACAAATGGATCGTGAAAATACTAGTAATCGGAAAGGCAACAAAAAGAAGCAGAAGAAATCGAGTTCTTCCTTGCCTGTGAATATCCCCAGCAATGTGTTCCAGTTCTCGGATAGTGATGAGTTTGAGGAAGAATTCGAAGGAGAAGATCAATTGATTCCGCCGCATGTTCTAGTTGGGAGGAGAATTGAAGGGAAAATGGCGTTCTCCGTTTGCACTGGAAATGGAAGAACATTAAAGGGAAGGGATTTGAGTCAAGTTAGGAATTCAATTCTTAGGTTGACTGGATTTTTAGAAACATGA
- the LOC110641493 gene encoding subtilisin-like protease SBT5.6 — protein MKLFFTFLLLLLPLLASCAEKKSYIVYFGEHTGEKTHAEIEEIHLSYLNSVKETEEEARDSLIYSYKHSINGLAALLTPAEASKLSELEEVVSVYESKPGKYSTQTTRSWQFVGLDEGEEHYSKHHPITKRELPSKAGFGKNVIVGVLDSGVWPESKSFSDEGMGPIPKSWKGICQSGAAFNSSHCNKKIIGARYYINGYLKYYNKLNATEDSLSPRDMDGHGTHTASTVAGRRVHDAAAFGGFASGTASGGAPLAHLAIYKACWAIPDQEKAERNTCFEEDMMAAIDDAIKDGIHVLSISIVSTEPLTYDNDGIAFGALHAVKNNIVVSCSAGNSGPAPSTLSNPAPWIITVGASSVDRAFWGPIVLGNGKKIMGQTATPYKLDKMHPLVYAADVVAPGVPKNESDQCLPNSLSPEKVNGKIVLCIRGLGMRVGKGIEVKRAGGAGFVLGNGPKNGNDLTVDAHVLPATAVVADGAMQILNYIKSTDKPMAIIGEAKTVLHYSPAPSMATFTSRGPNVLDFNILKPDITAPGVNILAAWSGASSPTKLWGDHRIVDYNIESGTSMACPHVSAVAALLIAVHPKWSSAAIRSAIMTTAWTKNNKGQSIIDQSGKIADPFQFGSGHFRPTKAVDPGLVYDASYKDYVAYLCNYGYPRVGKYKCPRKATLEPTYNLNYPSVAVPKLNGTVIVKRSVTNVGASKSVYFFTAKPPMGISIKASPSILYFNLVGQKRSFTLTVRARDAHTAKKYYKDSYAFGWYTWTDGYHSVRSPVAVSFS, from the exons ATGAAGTTATTTtttactttccttcttcttcttctgcctCTCTTAGCTTCATGTGCAGAGAAAAAG AGCTACATAGTGTACTTTGGAGAGCATACTGGAGAGAAAACACATGCTGAAATAGAAGAAATTCATCTCTCATATTTGAACTCAGTGAAAGAAACTGAGGAAGAAGCTAGAGATTCTCTTATCTACAGCTACAAGCACAGCATCAATGGTCTGGCAGCATTGCTAACCCCTGCGGAAGCCTCCAAACTGTCTG AGTTGGAAGAAGTGGTTTCAGTTTATGAATCCAAGCCAGGAAAGTACTCAACGCAGACTACAAGGTCATGGCAATTTGTAGGCTTGGACGAGGGAGAGGAGCACTACTCGAAACATCACCCTATCACGAAAAGAGAATTGCCATCGAAGGCTGGATTTGGCAAAAATGTGATTGTGGGGGTTTTGGATAGCG GCGTGTGGCCAGAATCAAAGAGTTTCAGTGATGAAGGTATGGGACCcattccaaaatcatggaaaggaATCTGCCAAAGTGGGGCTGCTTTTAACTCATCCCACTGTAACAA GAAAATTATTGGAGCTAGATACTATATTAATGGGTACTTGAAATACTACAATAAACTTAATGCCACCGAGGACTCCCTATCACCGCGTGACATGGACGGCCACGGAACTCACACGGCCTCCACGGTTGCCGGGAGGCGGGTGCATGATGCCGCAGCCTTCGGTGGTTTCGCCAGTGGAACTGCCTCAGGCGGAGCACCATTAGCACATCTAGCCATATACAAGGCATGTTGGGCGATTCCTGATCAAGAAAAAGCAGAACGCAACACATGTTTCGAAGAAGATATGATGGCAGCCATAGACGACGCCATAAAGGATGGAATCCATGTATTAAGCATCTCCATTGTCAGCACTGAGCCATTGACTTACGACAATGATGGAATTGCCTTTGGCGCCTTACATGCTGTTAAAAACAACATTGTGGTTTCTTGTTCTGCTGGTAACTCAGGTCCTGCTCCGAGTACCTTGTCCAATCCTGCTCCTTGGATTATTACAGTCGGTGCTAGCAGCGTCGACCGTGCTTTTTGGGGACCTATTGTGCTTGGAAATGGCAAGAAAATTATG GGACAAACTGCTACTCCATACAAGCTAGACAAAATGCATCCATTAGTGTATGCAGCAGATGTTGTTGCCCCGGGAGTTCCCAAGAATGAATCGGa CCAATGCCTCCCTAATTCCCTTTCTCCTGAGAAGGTAAATGGGAAGATAGTGTTGTGCATTAGAGGGCTTGGAATGAGAGTTGGAAAAGGCATAGAGGTGAAAAGAGCTGGTGGTGCTGGTTTTGTCTTAGGAAATGGTCCAAAAAATGGCAATGACTTAACAGTGGATGCTCATGTTCTTCCAGCGACTGCTGTGGTCGCCGACGGTGCAATGCAGATTCTTAATTACATCAAGTCTACCGATAAGCCAATGGCCATCATTGGAGAGGCAAAGACTGTGTTACATTATTCACCAGCACCATCCATGGCTACTTTCACTAGCAGGGGTCCAAACGTCCTTGATTTTAATATTCTCAAG CCTGACATCACAGCGCCAGGGGTAAATATATTAGCAGCGTGGAGTGGAGCATCTTCCCCTACAAAATTGTGGGGTGATCATCGAATCGTGGATTATAATATTGAATCAGGAACTTCTATGGCTTGTCCCCATGTTTCTGCTGTGGCTGCACTTCTCATAGCCGTACATCCTAAATGGAGTAGTGCGGCTATAAGATCTGCGATAATGACCACAGCCTGGACGAAAAACAACAAGGGTCAGTCGATAATTGATCAATCAGGTAAAATTGCGGATCCTTTCCAATTCGGGTCTGGTCACTTCCGACCGACCAAGGCAGTAGACCCCGGTCTAGTATATGATGCATCCTATAAGGACTACGTTGCCTACCTTTGCAATTATGGATATCCACGAGTGGGCAAATATAAATGTCCCAGAAAAGCAACGTTGGAACCAACATACAATTTGAATTATCCATCTGTAGCAGTTCCAAAACTTAATGGCACTGTAATCGTTAAAAGAAGTGTGACGAATGTTGGTGCTAGCAAAAGTGTCTACTTCTTCACTGCCAAACCACCAATGGGAATTTCCATTAAAGCTTCGCCAAGTATTTTGTACTTCAATCTTGTTGGGCAGAAGAGAAGCTTCACTCTAACAGTTAGAGCAAGAGACGCTCACACAGCAAAGAAGTATTACAAGGATAGCTACGCTTTTGGCTGGTATACTTGGACTGATGGTTACCATTCTGTGAGAAGCCCTGTTGCTGTGTCTTTCTCATAG